In Aegilops tauschii subsp. strangulata cultivar AL8/78 chromosome 3, Aet v6.0, whole genome shotgun sequence, one genomic interval encodes:
- the LOC109740097 gene encoding uncharacterized protein, with translation MPSWNDGDTSSEDECDITSMDMALWETPDTTVEPLFCGQLELSEPTCMMHHMRPIKCVAFEGTLTGRRFYGCPVQQSEGVNCGVTEWVDKPWHPILQNCLSRLWDMYHEQNCGRVVDKQKYEKHLAKLKTENDKLCIEYTKLVQDVSKMFDWQDGRVGHMDNQKAVEEEEFEKKKKEVEERARLEVQMEKLKLAKEQRCILQSQADIIKNTRKAKKEVEQERDLLKIEKAKLEHVVNELLSDGHASKEKLEKIKAILDS, from the exons ATGCCTTCCTGGAATGACGGGGATACGAGCTCAGAGGATGAGTGCGACATCACAAGCATGGACATGGCTCTTTGG GAGACCCCTGACACCACCGTGGAGCCTCTTTTCTGTGGCCAGCTGGAGCTTTCTGAACCCACCTGCATGATGCACCACATGAGGCCAATTAAGTGTGTGGCATTTGAAGGAACCTTAACTGGAAGGCGTTTCTATGGTTGTCCAGTGCAGCAG AGTGAAGGTGTTAACTGTGGTGTTACTGAGTGGGTTGACAAGCCCTGGCATCCAATTCTTCAGAATTGCTTGTCCAGGCTGTGGGACATGTACCATGAACAGAATTGTGGCAGGGTAGTTGATAAGCAGAAGTATGAGAAGCATTTGGCCAAGCTTAAGACTGAAAATGACAAGTTGTGCATTGAGTACACAAAGCTTGTCCAAGATGTATCCAAGATGTTTGATTGGCAGGATGGTAGGGTAGGCCACATGGATAACCAGAAGGCAGTTGAGGAGGAAGAatttgagaagaagaagaaagaggtagAAGAGAGAGCTAGGTTGGAGGTTCAGATGGAGAAGCTCAAACTTGCCAAGGAACAAAGGTGCATTTTACAGAGCCAAGCTGACATTATCAAGAATACCAGGAAGGCAAAGAAGGAGGTTGAACAGGAGAGAGATTTGCTTAAGATAGAGAAGGCCAAGCTTGAGCATGTGGTGAATGAGCTGCTGAGTGATGGGCATGCAAGCAAGGAGAAACTTGAGAAAATCAAGGCCATCCTTGATTCATGA
- the LOC109740099 gene encoding probable inactive shikimate kinase like 1, chloroplastic has product MAMAMRAAAAFFSPSVSPSPKQQHTHSVFSPRRGSTRRIDPRRLRAFPATELTLEELNPSVALLRKTAEAVGDFRKTPIYIVGTDCNAKRNIAKLLANSIIYRYLCSEDLLEDVLGGKDALAAFRESDEKGYLEVETEGLKQLTSMGSLVLCCGDGAVMNSTNLGLLRHGVSIWIDVPLELAVNDMLKSKGAQAISDPDSFSQAMAKLRQRYDDLKERYAVSDVTVSVQNVASQLGYSSIDSLSLEDMVIEIVSRIEKLIQAKAMMEAAGKPE; this is encoded by the exons ATGGCGATGGCGATGCGGGCGGCAGCGGCCTTCTTCTCGCCCTCCGTCTCCCCGAGCCCGAAGCAGCAGCACACGCACTCCGTCTTCTCCCCCCGGCGCGGCTCCACCCGCCGTATCGATCCCCGTCGCCTCCGCGCCTTCCCAG CCACCGAGCTCACCCTCGAGGAGCTCAACCCCTCCGTCGCACTGCTC AGGAAGACCGCGGAGGCCGTCGGCGATTTCAGGAAGACGCCCATCTACATCGTCG GGACGGACTGCAATGCCAAGCGCAACATCGCCAAGCTGCTCGCCAACTCCATCATTTACCGCTACCTCTGCAGCGAGGACCTGCTCGAGGACGTCCTCGGCGGCAAGGACGCCCTCGCCGCCTTCCGGGAGTCCGACGAGAAAGGCTACCTCGAAGTCGAG ACCGAGGGGCTGAAGCAGCTCACGTCCATGGGCAGCCTCGTGCTTTGCTGTGGCGATGGCGCCGTCATGAACTCCACCAACTT AGGGCTACTGAGGCATGGAGTCTCCATCTGGATCGATGTCCCTCTCGAATTAGCCGTGAACGATATGTTGAAGAGCAAGGGAGCACAAGCTATTTCAGACCCTGATTCCTTTTCTCAG GCAATGGCAAAGCTCCGTCAGCGTTATGATGATCTGAAAGAGCGGTATGCAGTTTCTGATGTTACTGTTTCAGTACAGA ACGTGGCTTCTCAGCTAGGCTACAGCAGCATCGACTCTTTGAGCCTGGAGGACATGGTCATTGAG ATTGTGAGTCGGATTGAGAAGCTGATCCAAGCGAAGGCGATGATGGAAGCTGCTGGGAAGCCTGAATGA